A region from the Sulfurospirillum oryzae genome encodes:
- the amrS gene encoding AmmeMemoRadiSam system radical SAM enzyme, with translation MSALAWLSQKLDDGRIACEACHHHCKLHENEYGLCGVRKVENGELRLLVYGIASAINIDPIEKKPMFHFLPGSSIFSFGTVGCNFSCKFCQNFDISQYPQEHHHEIIGSNLAPKDAVYLAQEHYCGSIAYTYNEPTVFLEYSYDTAKLAHKVGLKNVYVTNGYETHKAIDTLAPYVEGMNIDIKGYSQSFYKEICGASVKPVLDTIAYAHKKGIWIETTTLLIPGHNDSDKEIRAIAKFQADLDPSMPWHISAFYPMYKMQDVLPTPPSTLKRAYEIGKDVGLKYVYVGNMDDESRESTYCPKCKKLVIERHGHIGQYITNHLNDEGICPHCHYKLEGIWH, from the coding sequence CGAAAATGAGTATGGGCTCTGCGGTGTACGCAAAGTCGAAAATGGAGAACTTCGTCTACTTGTTTATGGCATTGCCTCAGCCATCAACATTGATCCCATTGAAAAAAAACCGATGTTTCATTTTTTGCCAGGATCAAGCATCTTTTCGTTTGGAACGGTTGGGTGTAATTTTTCCTGTAAGTTTTGTCAAAATTTTGATATTTCTCAGTACCCCCAAGAGCATCATCATGAAATTATAGGAAGTAACCTTGCCCCCAAAGATGCGGTCTATTTAGCGCAAGAACACTACTGTGGAAGCATCGCTTACACCTACAACGAACCCACCGTCTTTTTGGAGTACTCTTACGATACGGCAAAATTAGCCCATAAAGTAGGACTGAAAAATGTCTATGTTACCAATGGATATGAAACGCACAAAGCCATTGATACACTTGCCCCTTATGTAGAGGGTATGAATATCGACATCAAAGGCTATAGCCAGTCTTTTTACAAAGAGATTTGCGGGGCATCCGTAAAACCCGTGCTTGATACCATTGCCTATGCGCATAAAAAAGGAATATGGATAGAGACAACAACGCTTCTTATCCCTGGACACAACGATTCAGATAAAGAAATTCGTGCCATTGCCAAATTTCAAGCCGATCTTGATCCGTCGATGCCATGGCATATCAGCGCGTTTTATCCTATGTATAAAATGCAAGATGTCCTTCCAACACCGCCTTCAACACTTAAACGTGCTTATGAGATCGGTAAAGATGTAGGACTCAAATATGTCTATGTTGGAAATATGGATGATGAGAGCCGAGAATCGACCTATTGTCCAAAATGCAAAAAACTCGTGATAGAGAGGCATGGACACATCGGTCAATATATCACAAATCATCTGAATGATGAGGGCATCTGCCCCCATTGTCATTATAAGCTAGAAGGCATTTGGCACTAA
- the metK gene encoding methionine adenosyltransferase has product MYLFTSESVSAGHPDKCADIIADTIVDRLLQQDSNARVATEVFLSGKHIIIGGEVKTTALVGEKFYQDAALDALRLIGYPEKGFSHGETIDPKEAEIKVIVSQQSADISIGVDQKGGELGAGDQGMMFGYATNETKELMPAAIVYSRKIRDALYAYAKAHPEQFGVDIKTQVTLDYGSKENFMLGKVQKIVTIVAAIPHVSHLSIDEVRKTIKRVIGETLKDDPLFHPESIEFFIDHTGRFVMHSFIADSGLSGRKVVCDTYGGYAPIGGGSQSSKDYTKVDRSGLYVARWIAKHIVAAGLAHKALVEIAYVIGRAKPISVTIDTLATATTTLSDELLSEKIQAQFPLTPAWITNHFGLDKPSKETFLYADVAARGQVGYDEYPWEQLDALSWFQKLKA; this is encoded by the coding sequence ATGTATCTTTTTACATCTGAATCTGTTTCCGCAGGACATCCTGACAAATGCGCTGACATTATCGCTGATACCATTGTTGACAGACTGCTTCAGCAAGACTCCAATGCCAGAGTTGCAACAGAAGTTTTTCTCAGTGGAAAGCATATCATCATTGGTGGTGAGGTCAAAACGACTGCTTTGGTTGGAGAAAAATTTTACCAAGACGCCGCTTTGGATGCTCTTCGTTTGATTGGTTATCCTGAAAAAGGGTTTTCTCATGGAGAAACCATTGATCCTAAAGAGGCTGAGATTAAAGTGATTGTCTCGCAACAATCAGCAGACATTAGTATTGGGGTAGACCAAAAAGGTGGCGAATTGGGTGCAGGGGATCAAGGCATGATGTTTGGCTATGCCACTAATGAGACCAAAGAGCTTATGCCCGCAGCCATTGTTTACTCAAGAAAGATTCGTGATGCCTTGTATGCTTATGCCAAAGCCCATCCTGAACAGTTCGGGGTTGATATTAAAACGCAGGTGACGCTTGATTATGGAAGTAAAGAGAATTTTATGCTGGGAAAAGTTCAAAAGATCGTGACGATTGTTGCTGCCATCCCTCATGTTAGTCATCTTAGTATTGATGAGGTGCGTAAAACCATCAAGCGCGTGATTGGCGAAACACTTAAAGATGATCCTTTATTTCATCCTGAGAGCATAGAGTTTTTTATCGACCATACGGGGCGATTTGTGATGCACAGTTTTATCGCAGATTCTGGACTGAGTGGGCGTAAAGTAGTATGCGATACGTATGGCGGCTACGCTCCTATTGGAGGGGGATCTCAAAGTTCGAAAGATTACACGAAAGTCGATCGCTCAGGACTGTACGTTGCGCGCTGGATTGCTAAACACATTGTTGCCGCAGGTTTGGCGCATAAGGCACTGGTTGAAATTGCCTATGTGATAGGCAGAGCCAAACCCATTAGTGTTACGATAGATACACTTGCAACGGCAACGACTACGTTAAGCGATGAGCTTCTTTCAGAGAAAATTCAAGCACAATTCCCACTCACCCCCGCATGGATAACCAACCATTTTGGTCTTGATAAACCCTCTAAAGAGACCTTTTTGTACGCCGATGTCGCAGCACGTGGGCAGGTCGGTTATGATGAATATCCATGGGAACAGCTTGACGCTCTCTCTTGGTTTCAAAAGCTTAAAGCTTAG
- a CDS encoding protein-L-isoaspartate(D-aspartate) O-methyltransferase codes for MPENQHLIDHLITTGALHTTALIQAFKQCDRRLFVPDKLAEFAYADHALPIGEGQTISQPYTVAIMLELLQPQKGEHILDIGSGSGWTTALLATIVGKKGFVEGVERVPFLIDYSRQKLQKAHITNCSIELADDSSLGKPGCLYDRILVSASASKMPTELLSQLSHGGILVIPIENSIWRITKQEDGTIDTYELPGFAFVPLIEPSS; via the coding sequence ATGCCTGAAAATCAACATTTAATTGACCATTTAATCACCACAGGCGCCTTGCATACAACCGCACTCATCCAAGCTTTCAAGCAGTGTGACCGAAGACTTTTTGTTCCTGATAAATTAGCGGAATTTGCTTATGCCGACCATGCTCTTCCCATCGGTGAAGGTCAAACGATCTCCCAACCCTACACCGTTGCTATCATGTTAGAACTTTTGCAGCCGCAAAAAGGAGAACACATCTTAGATATTGGCTCAGGCTCAGGCTGGACAACCGCTCTTTTAGCAACCATTGTAGGCAAAAAAGGATTTGTCGAAGGAGTTGAGCGCGTCCCCTTTCTCATCGACTACAGTCGCCAAAAATTACAAAAAGCCCATATTACCAACTGTTCTATTGAGCTTGCAGATGATTCATCTCTTGGAAAACCAGGCTGCTTATACGACCGTATTTTGGTCTCTGCAAGTGCTTCTAAAATGCCAACTGAGCTCTTGAGCCAACTTAGCCATGGAGGCATCTTAGTCATTCCTATTGAAAACAGCATCTGGCGCATTACAAAACAAGAAGATGGAACGATCGATACGTATGAACTTCCAGGCTTTGCATTTGTTCCGCTTATTGAACCCTCTTCATAA
- a CDS encoding EAL domain-containing protein produces MRKELKYELRYGRIHPLTKLPDRQRFMNTLANSTANKLALLNVNGFWNFNHSFGYTVGDQILKIISQRLIRRFAHAVVFHLGGDDFAILAGKEVAHEHFLQNIESCLWYFGYSPIEIANEKIYTPLRIGVAIGYDDLFLNAEFAIKQAKRIGKDLMIYDAQTPSLCNPQSNAKADLTWENIIREALKKDRFEVFAQSIEGGKIQKFECLVRLRHEGRMISPYLFLNHAKRANLYGAITKVVIQKSFAFFADKNAEFSINLSLSDILDQSRVDFLLEKMYEYNVNERLTIEVTEGEGIENHPEVLSFLSLLKSQGVKIAIDDFGTGYSNFEYLVKLQADFIKIDGSLIKNIHKNAIHRAVVEAIVTFAQKVGMQTVAEFVANEEIYLTCKALEIDYFQGYLWSEPTPFESLVLH; encoded by the coding sequence ATGAGAAAAGAGCTTAAATACGAATTGCGTTATGGTAGAATTCACCCACTTACCAAACTGCCCGATCGTCAACGTTTTATGAACACGCTTGCGAATTCTACTGCCAACAAACTTGCCCTTTTAAATGTCAACGGATTTTGGAACTTCAACCACTCTTTTGGCTATACCGTAGGTGATCAAATTCTCAAAATCATCTCTCAAAGACTTATCCGACGCTTTGCACACGCCGTTGTTTTTCATTTAGGAGGCGATGATTTTGCCATTTTGGCAGGCAAAGAGGTAGCCCATGAACACTTTTTGCAAAACATAGAATCATGCCTTTGGTACTTTGGCTATTCTCCCATCGAAATTGCCAATGAAAAAATCTATACGCCGCTTCGTATCGGTGTTGCCATAGGCTATGATGACCTCTTTCTCAATGCCGAATTTGCCATTAAACAAGCCAAACGTATCGGAAAAGATCTCATGATTTACGATGCGCAAACTCCTTCTTTGTGCAATCCTCAGTCCAATGCTAAAGCCGATCTCACATGGGAAAACATCATTCGTGAAGCTTTGAAAAAAGATCGTTTTGAAGTTTTTGCGCAAAGTATTGAAGGTGGTAAAATCCAAAAATTTGAGTGCTTAGTCCGCCTTCGTCATGAGGGTCGTATGATCTCACCGTATCTTTTTTTAAACCATGCCAAGCGCGCTAACTTGTATGGAGCGATCACTAAAGTTGTCATTCAAAAATCGTTTGCTTTTTTTGCTGACAAAAACGCTGAGTTTTCCATCAACCTCTCACTCAGTGACATCCTAGATCAAAGCAGGGTCGATTTTTTGCTTGAAAAAATGTATGAGTATAATGTCAATGAACGCCTTACTATCGAAGTTACAGAGGGAGAAGGCATCGAAAATCACCCAGAAGTGCTCTCTTTTTTAAGCTTGCTAAAAAGTCAAGGGGTCAAAATCGCCATTGACGATTTTGGAACAGGATACTCCAACTTCGAGTACCTCGTCAAACTCCAAGCAGACTTTATCAAAATAGACGGAAGCCTCATTAAAAACATCCACAAAAATGCTATCCATCGAGCCGTTGTCGAAGCCATTGTGACATTTGCACAAAAAGTAGGAATGCAAACCGTGGCAGAATTTGTGGCAAATGAAGAAATTTATCTTACATGTAAAGCATTAGAGATCGACTATTTTCAAGGCTATTTATGGAGCGAACCAACGCCTTTTGAGAGCTTAGTGCTTCACTAA
- a CDS encoding alpha/beta hydrolase produces the protein MLQKIFLVLFSLTLFQSLQAGILRDRLGLGDEEEEKEATFSKEVQLIANVSYGNNAKERFDVYTPLHVNAQSLTSVIFMVHGGAWRTGDKKMQNVVENKVNYWVAKGYIVISTNYKLLPDASVSEQLNDVAKALGVAQAKSASWGGDKAKFIVMGHSAGAHLIALLASSQTLYASNAITPPMAAVLLDSAVMDTPMLMSAKHMRLYDQAFGNDPAYWQSLSPYHQLTTKRMPLLAVCSTKRDDSCPQAEKFLNKASTFGTKTVLLKENMTHKEINQLLGKDPAYTKAVDDFLTQ, from the coding sequence ATGCTTCAAAAAATCTTTTTAGTCCTTTTTTCACTTACACTGTTTCAAAGTTTGCAGGCAGGAATTTTGCGTGATCGCTTGGGGTTGGGAGACGAAGAAGAGGAAAAAGAGGCAACGTTTTCTAAAGAGGTGCAACTTATTGCTAATGTCAGTTATGGAAACAACGCTAAAGAACGTTTTGATGTCTACACCCCTTTACATGTAAACGCTCAAAGCCTCACATCTGTCATCTTTATGGTACATGGAGGTGCGTGGAGAACAGGCGATAAAAAGATGCAAAATGTGGTTGAAAATAAAGTCAACTACTGGGTCGCTAAAGGCTACATTGTCATTTCAACCAACTACAAACTCCTCCCAGATGCTTCCGTGAGTGAACAACTCAACGATGTTGCCAAAGCATTGGGTGTCGCGCAAGCCAAAAGCGCATCGTGGGGTGGCGATAAGGCTAAATTTATCGTGATGGGACACTCTGCGGGTGCTCATCTTATTGCACTTCTTGCTTCTTCGCAAACCTTGTATGCCTCAAACGCTATCACCCCTCCTATGGCTGCGGTTTTACTGGATAGTGCGGTTATGGATACACCAATGCTCATGAGTGCTAAACACATGCGTCTGTATGACCAAGCCTTTGGAAACGATCCTGCTTATTGGCAAAGCCTTTCACCGTACCACCAACTCACAACAAAGCGTATGCCACTTCTTGCTGTTTGTTCAACCAAGCGTGATGACTCATGCCCCCAAGCAGAAAAATTTTTAAACAAAGCCTCAACATTTGGAACAAAAACAGTGCTCCTTAAAGAGAATATGACCCACAAAGAGATCAACCAACTTTTAGGCAAAGATCCTGCCTACACAAAAGCGGTGGATGATTTCTTAACCCAATAG
- the cowN gene encoding N(2)-fixation sustaining protein CowN — protein sequence MEEVRDRYVSFHNIDCYENATHVLDAMYELFVLHPEAKDSLWIRFETLIPNDYKAVFAKHDSKDILYHICSHVFYLSALFEEYEFEKGIELMEKAEMECC from the coding sequence ATGGAAGAAGTACGCGATCGTTATGTGAGTTTTCACAACATCGACTGCTATGAAAATGCAACACACGTTTTAGATGCTATGTATGAACTTTTTGTTCTGCACCCTGAAGCTAAAGATAGTTTATGGATTCGTTTTGAAACGCTTATTCCAAATGACTACAAAGCTGTTTTTGCAAAACACGACTCGAAGGACATTTTGTACCACATCTGCTCGCATGTTTTTTACCTTTCTGCGCTGTTTGAAGAGTACGAGTTTGAAAAAGGCATTGAATTGATGGAAAAAGCTGAAATGGAGTGTTGTTAA